A genomic segment from Pediococcus acidilactici encodes:
- a CDS encoding NUDIX hydrolase: MEELFFIRRILAISEAGLAYASDRFDIERYQDLRQLALQRLGELGNEQVTTVAELFKDEAGYPTPKVDVRAFIRQKNRVLLVENSHGEWALPGGFAEIGWSLKENVIKEVHEETGLTVNTATLRAVYDTSLRKDVPQTFQYYKFIFACTVGSGEFVKNSETVAMQWFDKDQLPPLSMKRTTPEQIAQLFNSVDLHVD, translated from the coding sequence TTGGAAGAACTTTTTTTCATTCGTCGAATATTAGCAATTAGCGAAGCTGGATTAGCTTACGCAAGTGACCGCTTTGATATCGAACGCTATCAAGATCTCCGTCAACTTGCTTTGCAACGTTTGGGTGAGCTTGGAAATGAGCAAGTAACCACCGTGGCGGAACTCTTTAAGGATGAGGCGGGATATCCAACTCCCAAAGTAGACGTGCGAGCCTTTATTCGCCAAAAAAATCGGGTGTTGCTTGTGGAAAACTCACACGGTGAATGGGCCCTCCCCGGTGGTTTTGCAGAAATTGGCTGGTCCCTAAAAGAAAACGTCATTAAAGAAGTGCACGAAGAAACCGGGCTGACCGTAAACACGGCTACCCTGCGCGCTGTCTATGACACCTCCCTAAGAAAAGACGTCCCGCAAACTTTTCAGTATTATAAATTTATTTTCGCTTGTACGGTGGGAAGCGGTGAATTCGTTAAGAATAGTGAAACGGTCGCGATGCAATGGTTTGATAAAGACCAGCTTCCACCGCTTTCCATGAAGCGAACCACTCCTGAACAGATTGCACAATTATTTAACTCTGTAGATTTACACGTGGATTAA
- the ybaK gene encoding Cys-tRNA(Pro) deacylase encodes MSKKKKKGKLSKTLVEQILDKHKIEYQQFVFPTYQDGDVKQLNVDHIGIDDHVIYKTLALTGSQTGPLVGVIPVDEHLSYKKLAKLSGNKKVGMIPLKNLVATTGYEHGANTPIGIYETKGFPIYISDIAQTQGTIIVSSGKIGRSVQLKATDLADLVHGTFGDITE; translated from the coding sequence ATGTCGAAGAAAAAGAAAAAGGGAAAACTTTCCAAAACCTTAGTAGAGCAAATTTTAGATAAGCATAAAATTGAGTACCAACAATTCGTTTTTCCAACGTACCAAGATGGGGACGTCAAGCAACTCAACGTTGACCATATCGGAATCGATGACCACGTTATTTACAAAACCCTCGCCTTAACCGGCAGCCAAACCGGCCCGCTGGTTGGGGTAATCCCCGTGGACGAACACCTTAGCTATAAAAAATTAGCAAAGCTGTCCGGAAATAAAAAGGTCGGCATGATTCCGTTAAAGAATCTGGTGGCAACGACTGGGTACGAACACGGCGCCAACACCCCGATTGGTATTTACGAAACCAAGGGCTTTCCAATTTACATTTCGGACATTGCCCAAACTCAGGGTACCATTATCGTATCTTCGGGTAAAATTGGGCGTTCCGTTCAATTAAAAGCTACGGACCTCGCTGACTTAGTTCACGGAACCTTTGGCGACATTACTGAATAA
- a CDS encoding DUF960 family protein, whose translation MFDPTKKRKVADEVKEQFPSEVINGLWDTVKQMKKDQIVVTPVIAFAFSDDFTDDEIYVMGLQNSGAVAKEYTIKYSGSKDFLGKGTIVVVQDKPKNITMKISDVNKQ comes from the coding sequence ATGTTTGATCCAACTAAAAAAAGAAAAGTTGCTGACGAAGTTAAAGAACAGTTCCCAAGCGAAGTAATTAACGGTTTGTGGGACACGGTAAAACAAATGAAGAAGGACCAAATCGTGGTCACTCCCGTAATTGCGTTTGCCTTTAGTGATGATTTTACCGATGACGAAATTTACGTTATGGGTCTTCAAAACTCGGGCGCCGTTGCTAAGGAATACACTATCAAATACAGCGGTTCGAAGGACTTTCTTGGCAAGGGAACCATCGTGGTCGTCCAAGACAAACCTAAAAACATTACTATGAAAATTAGTGACGTCAATAAGCAATAG
- a CDS encoding hemolysin family protein: protein MDSGQIVSNLIVILITFILAYFFVAAEFALVQTRPSALEEAEKEATSARKRKKYRLAMRMVSRLNEYLSTTQVGTSICGIILGWIGESTVEYFVVELFGATHMVNSASLHIVGAVIGVLLLTYLEVVITEIVPKNISIDIPLKVLMWVVTPLHYFHTAFYPFVWLLNASANGIVRLMGMQPADENSEIFSQAEILNLSKNAVSGGELDKNDYVYMQRAFDFNDKVAKDIMIDRTQLVVLDVDSTVDDALRQYLQSRFSRFPVVANNDKDKILGYIYNYDIIRQSQVDGDIKVSKLLRNIITVPETLALQDVLEQMIKKQVPISVVVDEYGGTSGIITDKDIYEEVFGNINDEIDDVSGDYIHKEADGYFKVSGKMTVYDFERYFGIDVPDFEEEDVVTLGGYVIDHNPEIKVHEHVRIQNYDFEVLDNENAHIDWFLVHKLKPEELADVPPVVPEVDHFTD from the coding sequence TTGGATAGCGGTCAGATAGTCTCTAACCTGATTGTGATACTTATCACTTTTATATTAGCTTACTTCTTCGTTGCCGCCGAATTTGCCCTTGTGCAAACCCGGCCTAGTGCCTTAGAAGAAGCCGAAAAAGAAGCCACTAGCGCTCGCAAGCGAAAGAAATATCGATTGGCAATGCGGATGGTTAGTCGCCTAAACGAATATCTTTCAACTACTCAGGTTGGTACCTCAATCTGTGGGATCATCCTCGGTTGGATTGGTGAATCAACGGTTGAATATTTCGTGGTCGAACTATTTGGGGCTACACACATGGTTAACAGTGCCTCGCTACACATTGTGGGGGCAGTAATCGGGGTTCTACTACTAACTTACTTAGAAGTGGTAATCACCGAAATTGTTCCCAAGAACATCAGTATCGACATTCCGTTGAAAGTTTTGATGTGGGTGGTAACCCCACTCCACTATTTCCACACTGCTTTTTATCCATTCGTGTGGTTATTGAACGCTTCGGCTAACGGAATTGTTCGGTTAATGGGTATGCAACCTGCCGATGAAAATTCGGAAATCTTCTCCCAAGCGGAAATTTTAAACCTTTCTAAAAACGCGGTTAGCGGCGGAGAATTAGATAAGAACGACTACGTTTATATGCAACGGGCCTTTGACTTTAATGATAAGGTCGCCAAAGATATTATGATCGACCGGACTCAGTTAGTGGTTTTAGACGTTGATAGTACGGTAGATGATGCGTTACGCCAATACTTACAAAGCCGCTTTAGTCGTTTTCCAGTAGTTGCCAATAACGATAAGGATAAAATCCTTGGTTACATCTACAACTACGACATCATCCGTCAAAGTCAGGTGGATGGCGACATTAAGGTTAGCAAATTGCTTCGTAACATCATTACGGTTCCTGAAACCTTAGCATTGCAAGATGTTTTGGAACAAATGATCAAAAAGCAAGTGCCAATTTCCGTAGTAGTTGACGAATACGGTGGAACAAGTGGAATTATTACCGATAAGGATATTTATGAAGAAGTCTTTGGCAACATCAATGATGAAATCGACGACGTTTCGGGAGACTACATTCATAAAGAAGCCGACGGTTACTTCAAGGTTAGCGGAAAAATGACGGTGTACGATTTTGAACGGTACTTTGGGATTGACGTGCCCGACTTTGAAGAAGAAGACGTGGTTACCCTTGGTGGTTACGTCATCGATCACAACCCAGAAATCAAGGTGCACGAACACGTTCGGATCCAAAACTACGATTTCGAAGTACTTGATAACGAAAATGCGCATATCGACTGGTTCTTGGTTCATAAGTTAAAACCTGAAGAACTTGCCGACGTACCGCCGGTCGTTCCGGAAGTAGATCACTTTACCGATTGA
- a CDS encoding RluA family pseudouridine synthase → MIWTYHIKLDQSYSAETLRELLQKTWWLSRKVVHFLRTERRVLVNQQYQPVSTIVHEGDLISLSFKESDFSTPLPPFDPDPSQSPEVLFENDDLLVVNKPAGIKTHANQPHELGSMINFLQAYFAKKDANAYNVHRLDQWTSGALLVAKNPVVVPVLSRQISQKLIQRTYLCVVEGHLTNDTGTITLPIGLDPDDQRKRQVNGPNAQPAVTHYQVIRKFSERTLLRVQLATGRTHQIRVHLAALGHPIVGDPLYNSLADKAPMRLHSWQVKFPLPFSQSWQTVTAPVPDYFGISLTAPTFDAGD, encoded by the coding sequence ATGATCTGGACTTACCACATTAAACTCGACCAATCTTATTCCGCCGAAACCTTACGAGAGCTACTCCAAAAAACTTGGTGGCTTTCTCGTAAGGTGGTTCATTTTTTGCGAACCGAACGGCGGGTTTTGGTGAATCAGCAATACCAACCGGTCAGCACCATTGTCCATGAAGGAGATTTGATTTCGCTATCGTTCAAAGAAAGCGACTTTTCTACCCCGCTTCCGCCATTTGACCCGGACCCTTCCCAAAGTCCTGAGGTTTTATTTGAAAATGACGACCTTCTTGTAGTTAATAAACCCGCGGGGATTAAAACTCACGCTAACCAACCACACGAGTTGGGAAGCATGATCAACTTTTTACAGGCGTACTTTGCCAAGAAAGATGCCAACGCATATAACGTTCATCGTTTAGATCAATGGACCAGTGGCGCCCTTTTGGTAGCCAAAAATCCGGTTGTTGTCCCGGTGCTTAGCCGCCAAATTAGTCAAAAATTGATTCAGCGAACCTACCTTTGCGTGGTGGAAGGCCACTTAACAAATGACACGGGAACCATCACGCTGCCCATTGGATTGGACCCGGATGACCAACGCAAACGCCAGGTTAACGGTCCTAACGCCCAACCCGCCGTCACCCATTACCAAGTAATTCGCAAATTTAGCGAGCGGACACTACTACGCGTTCAGTTAGCAACCGGACGCACCCACCAAATTCGGGTTCACCTTGCAGCCTTAGGGCATCCCATCGTGGGAGACCCCTTGTACAATTCACTTGCTGACAAAGCCCCCATGCGGTTGCACTCTTGGCAAGTCAAATTCCCCTTACCCTTTAGCCAAAGCTGGCAAACGGTAACTGCACCGGTACCCGATTACTTTGGAATTTCATTGACTGCTCCAACCTTTGATGCTGGAGATTAA
- a CDS encoding DUF1836 domain-containing protein, with protein sequence MSNYKEYQRWLELVSRVELPHWDDLPNFDLYMDQVVALMTEYTGPLGLEVVTPTMINNYVKNKVIVAPTKKKYQVMQIADILLLTLLKQSFSIQEIRSGIDRVTASEYPKQAYDRFIDLLNKKISLIGKSRPDRHAENLTDQLLEAASDMVVDQLETNQLVKIVKNSKSHEPTKIK encoded by the coding sequence ATGAGTAACTATAAAGAATATCAACGGTGGTTGGAGCTAGTTAGCCGGGTGGAATTACCACACTGGGACGATTTGCCAAACTTTGATTTGTATATGGATCAAGTAGTGGCGTTGATGACGGAATACACGGGACCTTTAGGCTTGGAAGTAGTAACCCCAACGATGATTAATAACTATGTGAAGAATAAAGTGATTGTCGCACCAACGAAGAAGAAGTATCAGGTGATGCAAATCGCGGACATCCTCTTGTTGACGTTGCTAAAACAATCCTTTTCGATTCAAGAGATCCGTTCGGGAATTGACCGGGTAACTGCAAGTGAGTATCCAAAGCAGGCGTACGACCGGTTTATTGATTTACTAAATAAGAAAATTAGTTTGATTGGTAAATCAAGACCAGATCGCCACGCGGAAAATTTAACGGATCAACTACTGGAAGCAGCATCAGATATGGTGGTGGACCAGTTGGAAACCAACCAACTAGTAAAAATAGTAAAGAATTCAAAGTCGCATGAACCGACGAAAATAAAATAG
- a CDS encoding pyridoxal phosphate-dependent aminotransferase, producing MINFDEVIDRKGTYCTQWDYVQDRFGKADLLPFTISDTDFAVPPSVNEAIQKRIQHPIYGYTRWNHADFKQATQHWFQKRFGLRVNGEWIVYSPSVIYSISQLLQIKSKPGEGVVMQTPAYDAFFKTIRANQRKLVENPLRYQNGKYTIDFADLEEKLADPNNQIMLLCSPHNPTGRVWTTAELQKMVQLCEKYHVFIIADEIHMDVVRKNVRHQNILKYVEQNAALLTSGTKTFNFPGLIFSYLLIPDPELRAQFNYALKNKDGLSSCSILGMEATMAAYKNESGWVDELNEYVEANLELVRTYLKKHLPQVKLVESEATYLLWLDVTDLPISMETIQKYCVEVGKVAIMGGGIYGGNGKQFLRLNVGCPKTKVQDGLERLQQSITAALQ from the coding sequence TTGATTAACTTTGATGAAGTAATTGATCGAAAAGGTACTTATTGTACACAATGGGATTATGTACAAGATCGGTTTGGGAAGGCGGACTTATTGCCGTTTACCATTTCAGATACCGACTTTGCGGTGCCACCTAGCGTAAATGAGGCGATTCAAAAGAGGATTCAACACCCAATTTATGGTTACACCCGGTGGAACCACGCTGATTTTAAGCAAGCCACGCAGCATTGGTTTCAAAAGCGCTTTGGATTGCGGGTGAACGGCGAGTGGATTGTGTACAGTCCGTCGGTAATCTATTCAATTTCCCAACTATTACAAATAAAGTCAAAACCAGGTGAGGGAGTGGTAATGCAAACTCCTGCCTACGATGCCTTTTTTAAGACTATTCGTGCTAACCAACGAAAATTAGTTGAGAATCCGTTGCGGTATCAAAATGGGAAATACACGATTGATTTTGCGGATTTGGAAGAAAAGTTAGCCGATCCTAATAACCAGATTATGTTGCTTTGCTCGCCTCATAATCCCACTGGCCGGGTTTGGACCACGGCAGAACTACAAAAAATGGTTCAGCTATGCGAAAAGTACCACGTTTTTATCATCGCGGATGAAATTCACATGGACGTCGTACGAAAAAATGTGCGCCACCAAAATATTTTAAAGTACGTGGAGCAAAATGCTGCGCTACTCACTTCGGGGACTAAAACTTTTAACTTTCCAGGATTGATTTTTTCGTACTTGTTAATCCCTGACCCAGAGTTAAGAGCCCAGTTTAACTACGCTTTAAAAAACAAGGACGGTCTGTCCTCGTGCAGTATATTAGGAATGGAAGCTACGATGGCTGCGTACAAAAATGAATCAGGGTGGGTGGACGAGTTAAATGAGTACGTGGAAGCCAATCTGGAACTAGTTCGTACGTATTTAAAAAAGCACCTCCCCCAAGTTAAACTGGTAGAATCGGAAGCAACGTATCTACTGTGGTTAGACGTGACCGACCTGCCAATTTCCATGGAAACTATCCAGAAGTATTGTGTAGAAGTAGGAAAGGTAGCCATCATGGGTGGCGGCATTTATGGCGGAAACGGTAAGCAATTCTTACGGCTTAACGTTGGATGTCCGAAAACTAAGGTTCAAGATGGTTTAGAACGGTTGCAACAAAGCATCACCGCAGCCCTCCAATAA
- a CDS encoding PTS glucose transporter subunit IIA — protein sequence MPLTEVPDAVFSTGMIGQGAAIQPTDGQVVSPVDGVVTTVFPTKHAIGIKATNGMEILIHLGIDTVKLDGKPFETKVAVDEQVKAGDLLATADWQMVVDAGLATVTPVVVTNFAEYTNVGMIAQGMVAKNTPIIEVESA from the coding sequence GTGCCATTAACGGAAGTTCCGGATGCGGTTTTTTCAACCGGCATGATTGGACAAGGTGCAGCAATCCAGCCTACTGACGGCCAAGTGGTTTCCCCAGTAGACGGAGTGGTCACGACGGTCTTTCCTACTAAACACGCAATTGGAATTAAAGCGACTAACGGAATGGAAATTTTAATCCATTTGGGAATTGATACCGTCAAACTAGATGGAAAGCCATTTGAAACCAAGGTTGCCGTTGATGAACAGGTTAAGGCCGGTGATCTATTAGCTACGGCAGACTGGCAAATGGTAGTGGATGCGGGGCTAGCTACCGTTACCCCAGTGGTGGTCACTAATTTTGCCGAGTATACCAACGTCGGGATGATTGCTCAGGGGATGGTAGCGAAAAATACGCCAATCATTGAGGTTGAAAGTGCCTAA
- a CDS encoding phosphoketolase family protein codes for MTDYSSKAYFDKLEKFWRAANYLSVGQLYLKDNPLLKRDVKASDVKVHPIGHWGTIPGQNYIYAHLNRVINKYGVNMFYIEGPGHGGQVMVSTSYLDGSYTEAYPAITQDEEGMKKLFKQFSWPGGVASHAAPVTPGSIHEGGELGYSLSHGVGAILDNPDQIAAVVIGDGEAETGPLATSWNHNRFINPITDGAVLPILDINGYKLSNPTLTSRMTDEELAEFFHSQHWDPYFVEGDDSEAMDPKMAEVMDKAIEKIQEIQKNARENHDESLPYWPVIVFRSPKGWTGPKTWDGKVIEGTFRAHQIPIPVDQNNMEHVDALVDWMKSYKPEELFDEDGHIDQDILDFVPKGDKRMAANPITNGGVHPTDLNLPDFRQYAVDTSKRGLNMKQDMLVWSDYLRDVVTKNPKNFRMFGPDETMSNRLYGLFEVTNRQWMDSIKKDWDEAVAPEGRILDAQLSEHSAEGWLEAYTLTGRHGIFTSYEAFLRVVDSMLTQHFKWLRKASELDWRRDYPSLNIVSTSTSFQQDHNGYTHQDPGILTHLAEKKPEFIREYLPADANSLLAISPLVMNDRGKVNLIIASKQPRPQFYSMAEAEMLANNGLGIIDWASTTNGEEPDVVIAAAGTEPNMESLAAINILHDRFPELKIRFINVIDLLKLQSPKVNPNGLSDEEFDRYFTKDKPVIFAFHGFEDLIRSIFFDRHNHNLHVHGYREEGDITTPFDMRVLNELDRFHLAQDVINSIPEFNEKGADFAQEMDNILARHHEYIRDHGDDLPEVKDWVWKDVK; via the coding sequence ATGACAGACTATTCATCTAAAGCTTACTTTGACAAACTTGAAAAGTTTTGGCGCGCAGCTAACTACCTCTCAGTTGGTCAATTGTATTTAAAAGACAACCCATTATTGAAGCGTGACGTTAAGGCCTCCGACGTTAAGGTTCACCCAATCGGACACTGGGGAACGATTCCTGGTCAAAACTACATTTATGCTCACTTGAACCGGGTTATTAACAAGTACGGCGTTAACATGTTCTATATTGAAGGACCAGGTCATGGTGGACAAGTAATGGTTTCTACTTCATACCTTGACGGTTCTTACACCGAAGCTTACCCAGCAATTACCCAAGATGAAGAAGGAATGAAGAAACTCTTCAAACAATTCTCTTGGCCAGGTGGGGTTGCTTCTCATGCCGCTCCTGTAACACCAGGTTCAATCCACGAAGGTGGCGAACTTGGTTACTCACTTTCTCACGGTGTGGGTGCTATCTTAGATAACCCAGACCAAATTGCTGCAGTAGTAATTGGTGATGGGGAAGCTGAAACTGGTCCTTTGGCAACATCATGGAACCACAACCGTTTCATCAACCCAATTACTGACGGTGCGGTATTGCCAATCTTGGACATCAACGGTTACAAGTTGAGTAACCCAACCCTTACTTCCCGGATGACGGACGAAGAATTAGCTGAATTCTTCCACAGTCAACATTGGGACCCATACTTCGTTGAAGGCGACGATTCTGAAGCAATGGATCCTAAGATGGCTGAAGTAATGGACAAGGCAATCGAAAAGATCCAAGAAATTCAAAAGAATGCTCGTGAAAACCATGACGAATCATTGCCATACTGGCCAGTAATCGTCTTCCGTTCACCAAAGGGCTGGACTGGTCCAAAGACTTGGGACGGTAAGGTTATCGAAGGTACTTTCCGTGCTCACCAAATTCCAATTCCTGTTGACCAAAACAACATGGAACACGTTGATGCACTAGTTGACTGGATGAAGTCATACAAACCAGAAGAATTGTTTGACGAAGATGGTCACATCGACCAAGACATCCTTGATTTCGTGCCAAAGGGTGACAAGCGGATGGCTGCTAACCCAATCACAAATGGTGGGGTTCACCCAACTGACTTGAACTTGCCTGACTTCCGTCAATACGCGGTTGATACAAGCAAGCGTGGTCTCAACATGAAACAAGATATGTTGGTATGGTCCGACTACTTGCGTGACGTGGTTACTAAGAATCCAAAGAACTTCAGAATGTTTGGTCCTGACGAAACGATGTCAAACCGTCTCTACGGCCTATTCGAAGTAACTAACCGTCAATGGATGGATTCAATCAAGAAGGACTGGGATGAAGCAGTTGCTCCAGAAGGTCGCATTCTTGATGCACAACTTTCCGAACACTCTGCAGAAGGTTGGCTTGAAGCATACACCTTAACTGGTCGTCACGGAATCTTCACTAGTTATGAAGCATTCCTTCGGGTAGTTGACTCAATGCTTACCCAACACTTCAAGTGGTTACGGAAAGCTTCTGAATTAGACTGGCGTCGTGATTACCCATCATTGAACATTGTTTCAACTTCAACAAGTTTCCAACAAGATCATAATGGTTACACTCACCAAGACCCAGGTATCTTAACTCACTTAGCTGAAAAGAAACCAGAATTCATTCGCGAATACTTGCCAGCTGACGCAAACTCATTGCTTGCAATCAGCCCATTAGTAATGAACGATCGTGGTAAAGTTAACTTGATCATTGCATCTAAGCAACCACGTCCACAATTCTACTCAATGGCTGAAGCAGAAATGCTTGCTAACAACGGTTTGGGAATCATCGACTGGGCAAGCACCACGAATGGTGAAGAACCAGACGTAGTTATCGCTGCTGCTGGTACTGAACCAAACATGGAAAGCTTGGCTGCAATTAACATCTTGCACGACCGCTTCCCAGAATTGAAGATTCGCTTTATCAACGTTATTGACTTATTGAAGTTACAAAGTCCAAAGGTTAACCCTAACGGCTTGAGCGATGAAGAATTCGACCGCTACTTCACTAAGGACAAACCAGTAATCTTCGCCTTCCATGGTTTCGAAGACTTGATTCGTTCAATCTTCTTTGACCGTCACAACCATAACTTACACGTTCATGGTTACCGTGAAGAAGGGGACATTACTACTCCATTTGACATGCGGGTGCTTAACGAACTTGACCGCTTCCACTTGGCTCAAGACGTTATCAACTCAATTCCAGAATTTAACGAAAAGGGTGCAGACTTTGCCCAAGAAATGGACAATATCCTTGCTCGCCATCACGAATACATTCGTGACCATGGTGACGACCTTCCAGAAGTTAAAGACTGGGTATGGAAAGACGTTAAATAA
- a CDS encoding GntR family transcriptional regulator: MKDLIYRKIIHDLKKRIFNNEFPSMRLPDERSLTAKYNVSRSSVKRALSSMAQEGIVFKKRGSGTFINPLYLKSQSSFNYEGSNIGITDSLKSNGKKQGIKVLDFSVIPATKSMKTDLFLNDGDFVYKIRRLRLLDEEPIMIETGYIPIKIAPELSKAIVEKSIFNYLEDAKGQQVTRSYMSIQVAPSNQEDQELLGLTANEPVGIMSGIFFMDDGTPFEISNMRIHYRHMNYSTFVSVD, from the coding sequence ATGAAAGATCTGATTTACCGAAAAATCATCCATGATTTGAAAAAACGCATCTTTAATAATGAATTTCCGTCAATGCGTTTGCCAGACGAACGCTCTCTAACGGCAAAATATAACGTTAGCCGTAGTTCCGTAAAGCGGGCGCTTAGTTCGATGGCGCAAGAGGGAATCGTGTTTAAAAAACGGGGATCGGGAACCTTTATCAATCCGCTGTACTTAAAGAGCCAATCGTCGTTTAATTACGAAGGCTCCAACATCGGGATTACCGACAGTCTGAAATCCAACGGAAAAAAGCAGGGGATTAAGGTGCTAGATTTTTCCGTGATTCCAGCCACCAAAAGCATGAAGACCGATCTGTTCTTAAATGACGGGGATTTTGTCTATAAAATTCGGCGCCTGCGCTTATTAGATGAGGAACCGATCATGATTGAAACGGGCTACATTCCCATTAAAATCGCGCCAGAATTATCCAAGGCCATTGTGGAAAAATCAATTTTTAATTACTTGGAAGATGCGAAGGGGCAACAAGTAACCCGTTCATATATGTCGATTCAAGTAGCGCCCTCTAACCAAGAAGACCAAGAATTACTAGGATTAACCGCTAACGAACCGGTCGGCATTATGTCCGGAATTTTTTTCATGGATGATGGGACCCCCTTTGAAATTTCAAATATGCGAATTCATTATCGGCATATGAATTACAGCACGTTTGTATCAGTAGATTAG
- a CDS encoding aldo/keto reductase — protein MKKINVGGMQASNVALGIMRMDTLSDEKAAEVIDAAVDAGINYIDSADLYGHGASSTKFKAGLKLAKASRDELYIQSKGGIVSENDGDIPYGNRYNFSKQHLIAVVDGELQRLGVDYLDSFLLHRPDPLMEPEEIAEAFDELQTAGKVRHFGVSNFNPMQVELVQKYLKQKLIINQLQFGIMHTGMIDFGMHTNMTDDRSVNHDGQILEYSRIHDMTIQAWSPYQYGFFDGVFIDNPKFPELNKKMQEIADIYGVTKNAIATAWILRHPAQFQVLLGTMNPQRIKESAAGSDVELTGQEWYDIYYAAGNDLP, from the coding sequence ATGAAGAAAATTAACGTGGGCGGTATGCAAGCTTCCAACGTGGCGTTAGGAATCATGCGGATGGATACGCTCTCCGACGAAAAGGCCGCGGAAGTAATTGATGCGGCTGTAGATGCGGGGATTAACTATATTGACTCGGCAGATTTATATGGTCACGGAGCATCAAGCACAAAGTTCAAGGCCGGACTTAAGTTAGCCAAGGCTAGTCGCGATGAACTGTACATCCAATCCAAGGGTGGCATTGTTAGTGAAAATGATGGGGACATTCCGTACGGTAACCGTTATAACTTCAGTAAGCAGCATTTGATTGCGGTGGTAGACGGGGAACTCCAACGTTTGGGTGTGGATTATTTAGATTCCTTTTTACTTCACCGGCCAGACCCATTGATGGAACCAGAAGAAATTGCGGAAGCCTTCGACGAATTACAAACGGCAGGAAAGGTTCGGCACTTTGGGGTATCCAACTTTAACCCAATGCAAGTAGAGTTGGTGCAAAAATACTTAAAACAGAAGCTAATCATTAACCAGCTCCAATTTGGCATTATGCATACGGGGATGATTGACTTTGGTATGCACACCAACATGACTGACGACCGGAGCGTCAACCACGATGGTCAGATTCTTGAATATTCCCGGATTCACGACATGACGATTCAAGCGTGGTCACCTTACCAATACGGATTCTTCGACGGGGTGTTCATTGATAATCCGAAGTTCCCTGAGTTGAATAAGAAAATGCAAGAAATTGCGGATATTTATGGGGTAACCAAGAATGCCATTGCGACGGCATGGATTTTACGCCATCCCGCCCAATTCCAAGTGTTATTAGGTACCATGAATCCGCAACGGATTAAAGAATCGGCAGCCGGTAGCGACGTGGAACTTACCGGACAAGAATGGTACGACATTTACTACGCTGCGGGCAACGATTTACCATAG
- a CDS encoding MurR/RpiR family transcriptional regulator has product MKFAIRAQNLEYKLTETEENIVEYILVHQAEVINMKIVTLAERFFTVPNTITRFCRKLGYGGFTELKVELRHELLEKQTGNQQLALIEENFGLVDEKREIKLAKLLQKARLVNFYAQDQTHLIAELGVECFQVLDSKFQLLGYEKEVLSRINNGAGDVFFFISISGETPAIVNLAKKAKERGHQVVSLTNLSNNSLSAIADVAIYCLTEVTYIAGIEVTDKTPMFVILQSLFQRYLELCKITPKKTETL; this is encoded by the coding sequence ATGAAGTTTGCCATTCGCGCGCAAAATCTCGAATATAAGCTCACGGAAACTGAAGAAAATATTGTCGAGTATATTTTGGTACACCAAGCTGAGGTAATTAACATGAAAATCGTTACCTTGGCGGAACGCTTTTTTACCGTGCCAAATACCATTACTAGATTTTGCCGTAAGTTAGGTTATGGCGGATTTACCGAATTAAAAGTTGAACTGCGCCACGAACTCCTCGAAAAGCAAACTGGCAATCAACAACTGGCTTTAATTGAGGAAAATTTCGGATTAGTTGATGAAAAGCGGGAAATAAAATTAGCTAAATTGCTTCAAAAAGCACGTTTGGTTAACTTTTATGCGCAAGATCAAACCCATTTGATTGCTGAATTAGGGGTAGAATGTTTTCAAGTTTTAGACAGCAAATTTCAGCTCTTAGGTTACGAAAAAGAGGTGTTGAGCCGAATTAACAATGGAGCAGGGGACGTCTTCTTCTTTATTTCAATTTCAGGAGAAACACCTGCGATTGTTAATTTAGCTAAAAAAGCCAAGGAGCGGGGACATCAGGTGGTTAGCTTAACCAATCTATCAAATAATTCGTTATCGGCAATCGCGGACGTTGCCATTTATTGCTTGACGGAGGTCACTTACATTGCGGGAATCGAAGTTACTGATAAAACTCCGATGTTTGTGATTTTGCAATCCCTGTTTCAGCGTTACTTAGAATTGTGTAAAATTACACCAAAAAAGACCGAAACGTTGTAG